In one window of Gemmatimonadota bacterium DNA:
- a CDS encoding 6-carboxytetrahydropterin synthase, whose product MRSDFKVTVSKDYLVFSSAHFITFRGHQCETLHGHNYRVGVTVEGSVDDECLFVVDFSILKKIVRQLTDEIDHKVLLPVKNPKLAFREEGKHRLVDYFGEHTYTFPMVDCAMMPIENTTAEMIAQYFAHRTREELAAMGIRNLTAIEMEVEESFGQSATYRLAI is encoded by the coding sequence GTGCGCAGTGACTTCAAGGTGACCGTCAGCAAGGACTACCTGGTCTTCAGCTCCGCCCACTTCATCACCTTCCGCGGGCACCAGTGCGAGACCCTCCATGGCCACAACTACCGCGTCGGGGTGACCGTCGAGGGCAGCGTGGACGACGAGTGCCTTTTCGTGGTGGACTTCTCGATCCTGAAGAAGATCGTCCGCCAGCTCACCGACGAGATCGACCACAAGGTGCTGCTGCCGGTGAAGAACCCGAAGCTGGCCTTCCGGGAGGAGGGGAAGCACCGGCTGGTGGACTACTTCGGGGAGCACACCTACACCTTCCCGATGGTGGACTGCGCCATGATGCCGATCGAGAACACGACGGCGGAGATGATCGCGCAGTACTTTGCCCACCGGACGCGCGAGGAGCTCGCGGCGATGGGCATCCGCAACCTGACGGCGATCGAAATGGAAGTGGAGGAGAGCTTCGGGCAGTCGGCGACCTACCGCCTGGCGATCTGA